The Clostridium sporogenes genome contains a region encoding:
- a CDS encoding multicopper oxidase family protein, translated as MEVNPLDPKLIPKYTQELVIPPSFLPTVCTSSVSGAVSYNYTVTMNQFEQQILPPEFNPTTVWGYGGTIKDTSTGEEVKFQNAPGPTFEAVRGIPVNVKWVNEITAPYSLAVDPTMHWANPNNTPMTPPPGGWPPFPPGVPEAQKDVPLVPHLHGGEQASMFDGNPEAWWTAKGLKGSRYITDTFHYLNTQESTTLWYHDHALGVTRLNVVMGLAGFYILRDPANPLDYPGPLITSAKYEVPIAIQDRSFNEDGSLNFPSEGDNPTIHPYWQPEFFGDTIMVNGRVWPNMNVDMTRYRFRLLNGSNARFYNLKFSNGMQFWQIGTDGGYLNKPVPLTSLLISPGERADILVDFTEIPAGTRIILNNDANAPYPTGDAPDKDTTGQIMQFTVQHNDDMTIPPELPEKLRCEPVPKLKSPCKRRVLTLYEIAGPNGPQMVTLNGQRWADPVSELPVVGSTEEWNIVNLTMDAHPIHLHLVQFKIACRQAFDVDAYTNDWLDLNSDIGSPPWMTTPKALCPGSYITGDDQPPAANEAGWKDTVQAYPGEITRIRVRFAPQDVKTSCPGENLYLFDPSKGPGYVWHCHILDHEDNDMMRPYRVFS; from the coding sequence ATGGAAGTAAATCCTCTTGACCCTAAGTTAATACCCAAGTATACGCAAGAATTGGTTATACCTCCATCATTCCTACCCACCGTATGTACAAGCTCTGTGAGTGGTGCTGTAAGTTATAACTATACAGTTACTATGAATCAGTTTGAACAACAAATTCTTCCACCGGAATTTAATCCTACTACAGTGTGGGGATATGGTGGAACAATCAAGGATACTTCAACTGGAGAGGAAGTTAAATTTCAAAATGCCCCTGGACCAACTTTTGAAGCTGTAAGAGGAATCCCTGTAAATGTTAAATGGGTAAACGAAATTACAGCTCCATATTCCTTAGCAGTTGATCCAACTATGCACTGGGCCAATCCTAATAATACACCTATGACGCCACCGCCTGGAGGTTGGCCGCCATTTCCACCGGGAGTGCCAGAAGCTCAGAAGGATGTGCCGCTAGTACCTCATCTTCATGGAGGTGAACAAGCATCCATGTTCGACGGTAACCCCGAAGCATGGTGGACAGCAAAAGGCTTAAAGGGTTCAAGGTATATTACAGATACTTTTCATTATCTCAATACCCAAGAGTCTACAACGTTATGGTATCATGATCATGCATTAGGAGTAACCCGACTTAATGTTGTAATGGGACTAGCAGGCTTTTATATTCTTAGAGATCCTGCCAATCCACTTGATTATCCAGGACCACTGATTACAAGCGCAAAATATGAAGTACCAATAGCTATCCAGGATCGTTCCTTTAATGAAGATGGCAGCCTCAACTTCCCTTCAGAGGGAGATAATCCAACAATTCATCCTTATTGGCAACCGGAATTCTTTGGTGACACTATTATGGTAAATGGAAGAGTATGGCCAAATATGAATGTAGATATGACCAGGTATCGTTTTAGATTGTTAAATGGTTCAAATGCAAGGTTTTACAATCTCAAGTTTTCAAATGGAATGCAGTTTTGGCAAATAGGAACTGATGGAGGTTATCTTAATAAGCCTGTACCTCTCACATCACTTCTTATTTCACCAGGCGAGCGTGCGGATATACTTGTGGATTTTACAGAAATACCTGCTGGTACTAGAATCATTCTAAATAACGATGCAAATGCACCATATCCTACTGGAGATGCGCCTGACAAAGATACTACAGGTCAAATTATGCAGTTTACTGTTCAGCATAATGATGACATGACAATACCACCTGAACTTCCTGAAAAGTTGAGATGTGAACCTGTGCCCAAACTTAAATCACCATGTAAGAGAAGAGTATTGACTTTGTATGAAATTGCAGGGCCTAACGGACCACAAATGGTGACATTAAATGGTCAAAGATGGGCTGATCCTGTTTCAGAATTACCTGTTGTAGGTTCAACGGAGGAGTGGAACATTGTCAACCTTACTATGGATGCACATCCAATTCATTTGCATCTGGTACAGTTCAAGATAGCCTGTAGACAAGCCTTTGATGTAGATGCATATACTAATGACTGGCTTGATTTGAATTCTGATATAGGATCGCCTCCATGGATGACCACACCAAAGGCTCTTTGTCCAGGATCATATATTACAGGTGATGATCAGCCACCTGCAGCTAATGAAGCAGGTTGGAAAGATACGGTACAAGCCTACCCTGGAGAGATAACAAGAATCCGAGTTCGTTTTGCACCGCAAGATGTTAAAACGTCCTGTCCTGGAGAAAACTTGTATTTATTTGATCCATCGAAGGGCCCAGGTTATGTATGGCACTGCCATATATTGGACCATGAAGATAATGATATGATGAGACCATATCGAGTTTTCTCATAA
- a CDS encoding P1 family peptidase, protein MRWLVEQGIDEVPLVPAAVIYDLPFAKGSPPPNANLAYAACQSANAGPVAEGNVGAGAGATVGKIYGSPMKGGLGTASLCIPGGSVVSALAVVNAVGDIWDRGHIVVGALRPDGTFVNQTRAMLNGVPSPLYSLNTTIAVVATTARLTKAEANRVAKLADDGMARAISPNHTQWDGDTVFCLALGSDISNLSSDALVTQVGTAAAVVLEQAIIRGALAAQSKVCPQK, encoded by the coding sequence ATGCGTTGGCTCGTTGAGCAAGGAATTGATGAGGTTCCTCTTGTACCTGCAGCAGTTATATATGACCTCCCTTTCGCAAAAGGCTCACCACCACCTAATGCGAACTTGGCCTATGCTGCTTGCCAATCTGCGAATGCGGGTCCTGTGGCGGAAGGAAATGTAGGAGCTGGAGCAGGGGCGACGGTGGGCAAAATCTACGGGAGTCCTATGAAGGGTGGGCTGGGCACTGCTTCTCTATGTATTCCTGGCGGCTCTGTGGTATCGGCCTTGGCAGTGGTTAATGCTGTCGGAGACATATGGGATCGAGGACATATTGTTGTCGGAGCACTGCGTCCTGATGGAACCTTTGTCAATCAGACTCGGGCTATGTTGAACGGTGTGCCGTCACCTTTATACTCTCTGAATACCACAATCGCCGTAGTAGCTACCACAGCTCGGTTGACCAAGGCAGAGGCCAACCGGGTTGCAAAACTGGCTGACGATGGAATGGCTCGAGCCATTTCTCCTAATCATACTCAGTGGGATGGAGATACGGTTTTTTGCCTCGCACTGGGTTCGGATATCAGTAACCTGTCCAGCGACGCCCTTGTTACGCAGGTGGGGACAGCTGCAGCGGTGGTACTTGAGCAGGCTATTATACGTGGGGCACTGGCAGCACAATCAAAAGTATGTCCACAAAAATAG
- a CDS encoding AraC family transcriptional regulator, with product MDYIKSLEKAIMYIEENLNEDLKTEDVAKSIGYSYYHFTRLFEGLLGETIGNYIRKRRITKAAQDLMYTDKKIIDIALDFQFKSPEAFARAFKKIYDISPTEYRKNRIDVLKGNKKYIDNERLKHILNNITIQPVIKVISEVKVIGIKGKTSLKNNLLPDLWNAFNKSSSKIINRAEPLKYYGICENDRPNNEFGENVAYSEIVGIEVTSFDYIPDGMVAKVIPQGKYVVFTHKGSIHKLQETYEYIWGTWIPFSKVELDMRDDFELYDERFKGVNNHLSEIDIYIPIK from the coding sequence ATGGATTATATTAAATCATTAGAAAAAGCAATTATGTACATTGAGGAAAATTTAAATGAAGATTTAAAAACGGAAGATGTAGCAAAATCTATTGGCTATTCTTACTATCATTTCACTCGTTTATTTGAAGGATTGTTAGGTGAAACTATTGGAAATTATATACGAAAAAGAAGAATTACAAAAGCAGCACAAGATTTAATGTATACAGATAAAAAAATTATAGATATAGCATTAGATTTTCAATTTAAATCACCAGAAGCATTTGCAAGAGCCTTTAAAAAAATATATGATATTAGCCCCACTGAATATAGAAAAAATAGAATTGATGTACTTAAGGGTAATAAGAAATATATAGATAATGAAAGATTGAAGCATATTTTGAATAATATTACCATTCAGCCAGTAATTAAAGTTATATCTGAAGTTAAAGTTATAGGTATAAAAGGGAAGACTTCACTTAAAAATAATTTATTGCCTGATTTATGGAATGCTTTTAATAAGAGCAGTTCAAAAATAATAAATAGAGCTGAACCACTTAAATATTATGGAATTTGCGAAAATGATAGGCCTAATAATGAATTTGGTGAAAATGTAGCATATAGTGAAATTGTTGGCATAGAAGTTACTTCTTTTGACTATATACCAGATGGAATGGTAGCTAAAGTTATTCCACAGGGGAAATATGTAGTATTTACTCATAAGGGAAGTATACATAAATTACAGGAAACTTATGAGTATATTTGGGGAACATGGATTCCATTTTCTAAGGTAGAGCTTGATATGAGAGATGATTTTGAATTATATGATGAACGATTTAAAGGAGTAAATAATCATTTATCAGAGATTGATATTTATATTCCTATAAAATAA
- a CDS encoding PLP-dependent aminotransferase family protein, with protein sequence MLYIDRGSNIPIYQQIYEQMKRDIISGNLPVESRIISTRVLASELQVGRNSVENAYDQLRLEGYLTSIPGSGYIVNKLEFDLIQESPKEQRQSKLLREHLAALPHKIKYSFQYGELDETNFPKKLWRTYVAKVLDEPLAHSMHSYGDGKGDPQLRQQIKQYLYHRRGVQCETEQIIICSGTQSALETIIRIFSGKKTVAMEEPCYDGARVVFQSNGFKILPVPVREDGIDLQKLSSQSIPMIYLSPSHQFPTGAVMPIHNRMEVLNLARQRDMMIIEDDYDSEFRYKGRPIPSLQSIDQAGRVIYVGTFSKALSPGLRMSYLVLPTWLLAAYHEKYRGYQCTIPLIEQKVLLHFMQDGHWEKHIRRVCLSQKRKHDTLIAAIHQIIGDRVRVYGHHAGLHILLEFVDGQQEDTLVQKAMRYGVQVPPVSPFWLEKGRYSGNAVVLGYGKIKEKDIVPAVELLNKAWFEE encoded by the coding sequence ATGCTGTACATTGACCGTGGGAGCAATATACCGATATATCAGCAAATTTATGAACAAATGAAACGGGACATTATAAGCGGAAATTTACCTGTGGAATCACGCATCATCTCCACACGAGTGCTGGCTAGCGAATTGCAGGTCGGCAGAAACTCGGTAGAAAATGCCTATGATCAACTTAGGCTGGAGGGATATCTCACAAGTATACCGGGTTCCGGGTATATCGTAAACAAGTTGGAGTTTGATTTGATTCAGGAATCACCCAAGGAGCAACGGCAAAGCAAGCTGTTGAGGGAACATCTCGCCGCGCTCCCCCATAAAATCAAATACAGCTTTCAATATGGCGAGCTTGATGAAACCAATTTTCCAAAGAAGCTCTGGAGGACGTATGTGGCGAAGGTTCTGGATGAGCCGCTGGCACATTCAATGCACAGTTATGGAGATGGGAAAGGTGATCCTCAGTTGCGCCAGCAGATAAAGCAATATCTTTATCACAGACGGGGAGTACAATGCGAAACAGAACAGATTATCATTTGCAGCGGTACGCAGTCTGCATTGGAGACCATTATAAGAATTTTTTCGGGCAAGAAAACCGTAGCGATGGAAGAACCATGTTATGACGGTGCAAGAGTAGTATTTCAAAGCAATGGCTTTAAAATATTGCCTGTTCCGGTTCGTGAAGACGGAATTGATTTACAAAAACTTTCGTCACAATCGATTCCAATGATTTATCTCTCTCCCTCACACCAGTTCCCGACAGGAGCGGTTATGCCTATTCATAACCGGATGGAGGTATTAAATCTTGCACGCCAGCGAGACATGATGATTATTGAGGATGACTACGACAGCGAGTTTCGGTACAAGGGAAGACCCATTCCGTCACTGCAATCTATCGATCAAGCTGGGCGTGTAATCTATGTTGGGACTTTTTCTAAGGCTTTATCGCCGGGATTGCGAATGTCCTACTTGGTGTTGCCAACTTGGCTATTAGCTGCTTATCATGAGAAATACAGAGGGTATCAATGCACGATTCCGCTGATTGAGCAAAAGGTACTCCTGCATTTCATGCAAGACGGGCATTGGGAAAAACATATCCGCAGAGTTTGCCTGAGTCAGAAAAGAAAGCATGATACCCTGATTGCCGCTATCCATCAGATCATAGGCGACCGAGTTCGGGTTTACGGTCATCATGCCGGATTGCACATATTACTTGAGTTTGTGGATGGACAGCAAGAGGACACTCTTGTACAAAAAGCTATGCGGTATGGTGTTCAGGTGCCCCCGGTATCTCCGTTCTGGCTGGAAAAGGGCCGTTATTCGGGCAATGCTGTCGTACTGGGATATGGAAAGATAAAAGAAAAAGATATTGTACCTGCGGTAGAGCTTTTAAACAAGGCATGGTTTGAAGAGTGA
- a CDS encoding C45 family autoproteolytic acyltransferase/hydolase, which produces MKNLKACYYELEGTNYEVGKLLGEKMKSMPQCLKMQKIPKYPFSKEEQIQIIKMFGEYCPGINEEIEGFTDVLGLDKFQALYYAMSYLKPGCSQMAILPQKTKNNHVLLARNYEFNDEMEELVLCTTKIKGKYAHIGTSMIQFGRGDGMNECGLGVSQTSTGIPVANNIEGARKPAIVGLQFWAVIRSILENCKDVNEAIKYVQSVPIAYNINLMVADKMGNAALIESLDGKKAIKHISPNTKEQFICSTNHIHFEELKKYEPKSMKNSVVRYNLINRYLNNKEIVTQDNLKSLLSTMYPEGLCCHYYEDFFGTLRGMVFDLNDGTLAVCFGSTALNDWHTFKIDNGKKYLEYPAKIIKDRAPKDFYELI; this is translated from the coding sequence ATGAAAAACTTAAAAGCTTGTTATTATGAATTAGAAGGTACAAATTATGAAGTAGGTAAATTATTAGGAGAAAAAATGAAATCTATGCCACAGTGTCTAAAGATGCAAAAAATCCCAAAGTATCCTTTCTCGAAAGAGGAACAAATACAAATTATAAAAATGTTTGGCGAATATTGCCCAGGAATTAATGAAGAAATTGAAGGTTTTACAGATGTATTGGGACTTGATAAATTTCAAGCATTATATTATGCAATGTCATATCTTAAACCAGGCTGTAGTCAAATGGCTATATTGCCTCAAAAGACTAAAAACAATCATGTATTATTGGCCAGAAATTATGAATTTAACGATGAGATGGAAGAACTTGTTTTATGTACTACTAAGATTAAAGGAAAATATGCTCATATAGGTACATCTATGATTCAATTTGGCAGAGGAGATGGGATGAATGAATGTGGACTTGGCGTTAGTCAAACATCGACAGGTATACCAGTAGCTAATAATATTGAAGGGGCTAGGAAGCCTGCAATTGTGGGATTACAATTTTGGGCAGTTATAAGATCAATATTAGAGAATTGTAAGGATGTTAATGAAGCTATAAAATATGTTCAAAGCGTACCAATAGCATATAATATAAATCTTATGGTTGCTGATAAAATGGGAAATGCAGCTCTAATTGAAAGTTTAGATGGAAAAAAAGCAATTAAACATATTTCACCTAATACAAAAGAACAATTTATATGTTCTACAAATCATATTCATTTTGAGGAATTGAAGAAATATGAGCCTAAGAGTATGAAAAACTCAGTAGTACGATATAATTTAATTAATAGATATCTAAATAATAAAGAAATAGTTACACAGGATAATCTTAAATCATTGTTATCTACCATGTATCCAGAAGGATTGTGTTGTCATTATTATGAAGATTTTTTTGGCACACTAAGAGGGATGGTATTTGATTTGAATGATGGAACTCTAGCTGTATGCTTTGGATCTACAGCTTTGAATGATTGGCATACCTTTAAAATAGACAATGGGAAAAAATATTTAGAGTATCCAGCAAAAATTATAAAGGATAGAGCACCAAAAGATTTTTATGAATTAATATAA
- a CDS encoding pyridoxamine 5'-phosphate oxidase family protein, whose translation MRRKEREIKDINEIFQVIENCSAVHVGMVDEGKPYVVALSFGYDREGDDLILYLHSAMEGRKMDILRKNPAVYFQMDCVNELIKTTPENPCAYSWRFDSVMGSGNVEFIEDETGKSHALTRILQHLDKTDAQYNFPSQALSKTCVFRVCSNDFTGKRRR comes from the coding sequence ATGAGACGAAAAGAAAGAGAAATAAAAGATATCAACGAGATTTTCCAAGTTATTGAAAATTGTAGTGCTGTTCATGTTGGTATGGTGGATGAAGGCAAGCCATATGTTGTAGCGCTTAGCTTTGGGTATGACCGCGAAGGCGATGACTTAATCTTGTATCTTCATAGTGCCATGGAAGGCAGAAAAATGGATATTTTAAGAAAAAATCCAGCAGTGTATTTTCAAATGGATTGTGTAAATGAACTGATCAAAACAACACCGGAAAACCCTTGTGCATACAGTTGGAGGTTTGACAGCGTAATGGGCAGTGGAAATGTAGAATTTATTGAAGATGAAACAGGTAAGTCACATGCGCTCACTCGCATTCTCCAGCATCTTGACAAAACCGATGCGCAATATAATTTCCCTTCTCAAGCACTCTCTAAGACCTGTGTTTTTCGGGTTTGCTCAAATGATTTTACAGGAAAGCGCCGTAGATAA
- a CDS encoding pyridoxamine 5'-phosphate oxidase family protein, whose product MQYRMKTHPLSEERLKDLLSRVQTGSLATLNEDGTPYNTPVHFVRINECIYVHGLPKGQKIDNIIRDSKVGFTVYDMQKLLLDANGKPCDTNTKYESAIATGSAALVEGMGEKRMVLQKIVEKYTPHLTNAPLPENMVRGTAVIRISIAELTGKYYE is encoded by the coding sequence ATGCAATACAGAATGAAAACTCACCCTTTATCAGAGGAGCGGCTGAAGGATTTATTATCCAGAGTACAAACGGGCAGCTTGGCAACGCTCAATGAAGACGGCACCCCATATAATACGCCGGTTCACTTTGTTCGTATAAATGAGTGCATTTATGTGCATGGGCTGCCGAAGGGACAAAAGATTGATAATATCATTCGTGACAGTAAAGTAGGATTTACTGTGTATGATATGCAGAAGCTCTTGCTTGATGCAAACGGTAAGCCCTGTGATACGAATACAAAATATGAGAGTGCAATTGCAACAGGAAGCGCCGCTTTGGTAGAGGGCATGGGAGAGAAAAGAATGGTGCTACAGAAAATTGTGGAAAAATATACGCCCCATTTGACGAACGCCCCGCTTCCGGAAAATATGGTTCGAGGAACTGCTGTAATACGAATCAGCATTGCTGAGTTGACGGGCAAGTATTATGAATGA
- the pduB gene encoding propanediol utilization microcompartment protein PduB, whose protein sequence is MNTSSSITEFVGTAIGDTIGLVIANVDCSLHEKMGLDKKYRSLGIISARIGAGPHIMAADEAVKATNTEVVKIEMPRDTKGGAGHGCSIILAAKDVTDARRAVEVVLKELDRTFGDVYVCDSGHLELSYTARASLALEKAFGAPLGKAFGIIVGAPAGIGLVMADTAMKTANIEMVTYASPDAGTAHTNEVIITVTGDSDAVRQSVIAAREIGLSLLKAMGQEAQSATKPYI, encoded by the coding sequence ATGAATACATCATCATCAATAACAGAATTTGTAGGAACGGCAATTGGAGATACTATTGGCTTAGTCATAGCTAATGTTGATTGTTCTCTTCATGAAAAAATGGGATTAGATAAAAAATATCGGTCTCTAGGAATAATTAGTGCAAGAATAGGTGCAGGACCACATATTATGGCAGCAGATGAGGCTGTAAAAGCTACTAATACAGAAGTAGTAAAGATTGAAATGCCCAGAGATACAAAGGGTGGAGCAGGACATGGTTGCTCAATCATTCTGGCAGCAAAAGATGTAACAGATGCAAGAAGAGCAGTAGAAGTTGTTCTTAAAGAATTAGATAGAACTTTTGGAGATGTTTATGTATGCGATTCAGGACACTTGGAGCTTTCATATACTGCAAGAGCAAGCTTGGCATTAGAAAAAGCATTTGGTGCTCCACTTGGAAAAGCTTTTGGGATAATTGTTGGTGCTCCAGCTGGTATCGGTTTAGTAATGGCAGATACAGCAATGAAAACTGCAAATATTGAGATGGTAACATATGCAAGTCCAGATGCAGGAACAGCACACACAAACGAAGTAATTATAACAGTTACTGGAGATTCAGATGCTGTTAGACAATCAGTAATAGCTGCAAGAGAAATTGGCTTGTCCTTATTGAAAGCAATGGGGCAAGAGGCTCAATCTGCTACTAAACCATATATTTAG
- a CDS encoding DUF4491 family protein encodes MNWYGSAIGIGWFFIIGALHPVVIKVEYYFGKKVCAAFLLLGIDCNAVSLAVDHIVISVLLAVLGFSLFLSIGKLRQQEERVKKGWFPKNPKKK; translated from the coding sequence ATGAACTGGTATGGAAGTGCAATAGGAATCGGATGGTTTTTCATTATTGGTGCATTGCATCCAGTGGTGATTAAAGTAGAGTATTATTTTGGCAAAAAGGTGTGCGCCGCATTTTTATTGCTTGGGATTGATTGTAATGCTGTATCACTAGCAGTAGACCATATAGTGATATCTGTTCTGTTGGCTGTTTTGGGATTTTCCCTGTTTCTGAGCATCGGGAAATTGCGTCAACAGGAGGAAAGGGTGAAAAAAGGATGGTTTCCAAAGAATCCGAAGAAGAAATAG
- a CDS encoding agmatine deiminase family protein — MEIYRTVGEFEKQESVMIIWPPSAYATSKLNNDIVSVQIAKALIEEVKVIICCFDMDVQNRAQRVLNNDGIDTNLIKFVIFPSSIVYPRDFGAEIMMSNKGNRARVDFRFNMYGYSFEEDELSKLLYDFSKFHAESVGIKNTSYCNLISEGGDHEFNGRGIMMSIKETEVDKRNPDKTVAEVEKELKEVFNLEQIIWLPQCSYDDEYSYYGPIPSYDNTFNSFRSASANGHIDEICRFVSQDTILMAYVSDEEALNSKLHALNKERLDKGFEAVKATKNSDGKPFKILKMPVPEPIYVDLYPEDDAYNHWSEAKEEMNGMLLNGTPFPDNPINVLPALSYCNFLIANNVVIAQKYYEEGLSELIKEKDEEALNVLKTAFPNHSIVQVNTLALNLYGGGIHCHTRNIPVVQ, encoded by the coding sequence ATGGAAATATATAGAACTGTAGGAGAATTTGAAAAACAAGAATCTGTAATGATTATATGGCCTCCAAGTGCTTATGCAACTAGCAAGCTAAATAATGATATTGTAAGTGTACAAATAGCTAAAGCTCTCATTGAAGAAGTAAAAGTAATTATTTGTTGCTTTGATATGGATGTACAAAATCGTGCACAAAGAGTACTAAATAATGATGGTATTGATACAAACTTAATCAAATTTGTAATATTCCCTTCAAGCATTGTATATCCTCGTGATTTTGGTGCTGAAATAATGATGAGTAACAAAGGGAATCGTGCTAGAGTTGATTTTCGTTTTAACATGTATGGATACTCTTTTGAAGAAGATGAGCTTTCTAAGCTTTTATATGACTTTAGTAAATTTCATGCAGAAAGTGTTGGAATAAAAAATACAAGCTACTGTAATCTAATTAGTGAAGGTGGAGATCATGAGTTTAATGGTCGTGGTATTATGATGTCTATAAAAGAAACTGAAGTGGATAAACGTAATCCTGATAAAACTGTTGCTGAAGTAGAAAAAGAACTAAAAGAAGTATTTAATTTAGAACAAATTATATGGCTTCCTCAATGTTCCTATGATGATGAATACTCATATTATGGACCAATTCCATCTTATGATAATACCTTTAACTCTTTTCGTTCAGCCTCTGCTAACGGACACATTGATGAAATTTGTAGGTTTGTTAGCCAAGATACAATTTTAATGGCATATGTTTCTGATGAAGAAGCTTTAAATAGTAAACTTCATGCACTAAACAAAGAACGATTAGACAAAGGCTTTGAAGCTGTAAAAGCTACCAAAAACTCTGATGGAAAGCCTTTCAAAATCCTTAAAATGCCTGTTCCTGAACCAATATATGTTGATCTATATCCAGAGGATGATGCCTATAACCATTGGAGTGAAGCAAAAGAAGAGATGAATGGTATGTTGCTAAACGGAACACCCTTTCCTGATAATCCTATAAACGTATTACCAGCACTAAGCTATTGTAACTTCTTAATTGCAAATAATGTAGTTATTGCTCAAAAGTATTATGAAGAAGGATTGTCAGAGTTAATCAAAGAAAAAGATGAAGAAGCACTAAATGTTTTAAAAACTGCTTTTCCAAATCATAGTATTGTACAAGTTAATACATTAGCACTTAACCTATATGGTGGAGGAATTCATTGTCATACAAGAAATATTCCAGTAGTACAATAA
- a CDS encoding arylsulfotransferase family protein: MDNFKSEISSQKCSNNSKSQVWNFVSDPALHPMKVTINVDKPGTASGLIFVAPYTSYEATMIGQTGSLIMDQYGNPVWFRPLDSIYIQNSDFKVQCYKGESVLTMWQGTISGTQSADPNLPAGDSEPGAYFQIINQNYKVIKKLTAKKGYTADVHEFTITKRNTALFTAVKQVPADLTPYGAPEDGYFDNYSIQEVDLKTGKLLFFWNVLTHVNPEDSMLPASSAADSNNIWDCFHVNSVEEGLNNTLLVSMRNMWAIYNIDKETGNIIWQLGGKQSDFTLGPKASFSWQHDARYRPGKRISIFDDACCASPPECQAHGLVLQLDFRNMTANVDRTYYHDPALYVPSQGNVKKLYNGNQFIGWGQEPYLSEFKNAGNTKKRAFIEFFI, encoded by the coding sequence ATGGATAACTTTAAATCAGAAATATCATCACAAAAATGCTCAAATAATTCAAAGTCGCAAGTATGGAACTTTGTTTCAGATCCTGCGCTGCATCCCATGAAGGTAACTATAAATGTTGATAAACCAGGAACCGCTTCTGGACTAATATTCGTTGCACCATATACTTCGTATGAGGCAACTATGATTGGACAAACAGGATCTTTGATAATGGATCAATATGGAAACCCAGTATGGTTTAGACCGCTTGATAGTATTTATATACAAAATTCAGATTTTAAAGTACAATGCTATAAGGGTGAATCAGTTCTTACCATGTGGCAGGGAACAATATCAGGAACTCAATCTGCAGACCCTAATCTTCCAGCAGGAGATTCTGAACCTGGCGCTTATTTCCAAATTATAAATCAAAATTATAAAGTTATTAAGAAGCTCACTGCCAAAAAGGGGTACACTGCGGATGTTCATGAGTTTACTATTACGAAACGAAATACTGCTTTGTTTACTGCTGTAAAACAAGTGCCAGCAGATTTAACACCATACGGCGCCCCGGAAGATGGATATTTTGACAATTATTCTATTCAAGAGGTTGATCTTAAGACAGGTAAGCTTCTTTTCTTTTGGAATGTGCTTACTCATGTTAATCCGGAAGATTCCATGTTACCCGCATCATCTGCAGCAGATTCTAATAATATTTGGGACTGTTTTCATGTGAATTCAGTTGAAGAGGGACTAAACAATACACTTTTAGTTAGCATGCGTAACATGTGGGCTATTTATAATATTGATAAGGAGACGGGAAATATAATTTGGCAACTTGGTGGAAAACAAAGCGATTTTACTCTTGGTCCAAAGGCTTCATTTTCTTGGCAACACGATGCACGTTATAGACCAGGGAAAAGGATAAGTATATTTGATGATGCTTGTTGTGCTTCTCCTCCTGAGTGTCAAGCGCATGGGTTAGTACTTCAGCTTGATTTCCGAAACATGACTGCAAATGTAGATCGAACCTATTATCATGACCCAGCCCTATATGTTCCAAGTCAAGGGAATGTTAAAAAATTATATAATGGAAATCAATTTATTGGATGGGGACAGGAGCCATATCTTTCTGAATTTAAAAATGCTGGTAATACTAAAAAAAGAGCCTTCATTGAATTTTTTATATGA